In Desulfovibrio aminophilus, the genomic stretch GGCGGCTGCATGGGCGGGCTCAAGCACCCGCCGGTGGAAAAACGCCACTTCGACCTCCAGGTGAAGCGCGGCGAGGCCGCGCCGCCGCGCGCCGGAGGACCGACCCTGGCCGTGCGCCGGGTCATGGTCTCGCCGCGCTACGACGGCCGGGAGATGGTCTACCGCACCGGGCCAACGGACTTCGCCTCGGACTTCTACAACCTCTATTTCGTCTCCCCCTCACAGATGCTCGGCCAGGACCTGCGCCAATGGCTGGCCCAGAGCGGCGTGTTCGCCCACGTGCTGGACTCCGCCACCCTGGTGCGGCCGGACCTGACCCTGGAGACCAACGCGGCCGTGTTCTGCGGCGACTACTCGGTGAAGCCGGGCACGGCCGTGGTGGAGATGCAGTTCCTGCTCCTGGACGAACGCGACCCGGACACGCCGGTGGTCTTTTCCCGAGACTACCGCCGCGTGGAGCAGCTGGGCGGCGGCGAGCCGCGCGACCTGGTGGAGGGCCTGCGCCGGGCCGTGGCCGGAATCTACGGCGACCTGGAAAAGGACTTGAGGGAGCTGCCCGCGCTGCGTTAGCCGGACCGGCGAAAACGAAGGGGGCCTCGCGGCCCCCTTTTTCTTGGCGTGGTCAGCGGCCGCAGGCGGCCAGAAAGGTCTTGCGCCGCTCGGCGTAGGGCGGATGGTTGAAGAAGGCCGAGCCCGAGACGAGCACGTCGGCCCCGGCGGCCACGATCCCGGCGCAGTTCTCCGGGGTCACGCCGCCGTCCACCTGGATCAGGGTGCGGGAGCCTCGGGCCGCGATCATGGCCTTCAGCTCGCGGATCTTCTCCAGGCTGAAGGGAATGAAGGACTGGCCGCCGAAGCCCGGATTCACGCTCATGACCAGGACCATGTCCAGCTGGGGCAGAAGGTACTTCACGGCCTCGGCCGGAGTGGCGGGATTGAGCGCCACGGCGGCCTTCTTCCCGGCCTTGGCGATCATGGCGCAGGTCCACTCCAGGTGCGCGGTGGCCTCGGCGTGGACGCAGATGAGGTCCGCCCCGGCGTCCGCGAAGTCCTGGATGTAGCGCTCCGGCCGCTCGATCATCAGGTGCGTGTCGAAGAACAGGGAGCTGCCCTTGCGCATGGCCTGGATCACCGGTGGGCCGAAGGTGATGTTCGGCACGAAGGCCCCGTCCATGACGTCCAGGTGGGCCCACTTGATCCCGGCGGCCTCCAGGGCGGCCAGCTCGTCGGCCAGGCGGGAGAAGTCCGAGGAAAGCAGCGAGGGAGAGAGGATCACGTCCGGCATGGCGGCCTCCTAGGCCTCGCCCATGGCGAAGTCCACCTTGATCTTGTACAGGCGGCTGGCGGGCAGGTTGAGGATCGGGATGCCCGTGGCGGCCGTGATCCCGGCCAGGGTGGACTCCACGTTCTCCCAGGAGGGGCCGATGTAGGCGAACCAGACGTTGAACTCGTGCTCGCGCAGATAGTTGTGGGTCACGCCGGGGTGCTTGTTGACCTCGGCCACGAAGGCCTCCAACCGGTCCTCGGGCACCCGGGCGGCGCAGAGCGTGGAGCGCCAGCCCAGCCTGCGGGAGTCGAAATTCGCGCCGGTGCGGCGGATCACGCC encodes the following:
- a CDS encoding ABC-type transport auxiliary lipoprotein family protein yields the protein MNRRALLLGLCALLLAALGGCMGGLKHPPVEKRHFDLQVKRGEAAPPRAGGPTLAVRRVMVSPRYDGREMVYRTGPTDFASDFYNLYFVSPSQMLGQDLRQWLAQSGVFAHVLDSATLVRPDLTLETNAAVFCGDYSVKPGTAVVEMQFLLLDERDPDTPVVFSRDYRRVEQLGGGEPRDLVEGLRRAVAGIYGDLEKDLRELPALR
- the ahbA gene encoding siroheme decarboxylase subunit alpha — translated: MDDFDKRILDIIQSDFPLESRPYAVVGERLGLTEAEVLARVRALRQSGVIRRTGANFDSRRLGWRSTLCAARVPEDRLEAFVAEVNKHPGVTHNYLREHEFNVWFAYIGPSWENVESTLAGITAATGIPILNLPASRLYKIKVDFAMGEA
- the rpe gene encoding ribulose-phosphate 3-epimerase, whose product is MPDVILSPSLLSSDFSRLADELAALEAAGIKWAHLDVMDGAFVPNITFGPPVIQAMRKGSSLFFDTHLMIERPERYIQDFADAGADLICVHAEATAHLEWTCAMIAKAGKKAAVALNPATPAEAVKYLLPQLDMVLVMSVNPGFGGQSFIPFSLEKIRELKAMIAARGSRTLIQVDGGVTPENCAGIVAAGADVLVSGSAFFNHPPYAERRKTFLAACGR